GGTGCCTTCCTTCACACCTGCGAGCTGTATAAGTAGAGCCGGGCACCCAGAGTAAAAGGAACATCCACCCAACACCAACACCCAAGCAGTGAAAGAGAGGAAGCCGGAGCTACCTCAAGAGCCTTCTTTTCCAGCGAGTGTGCTGTGTACGTAGCAGAGCGAAGAGTTAGAGCAATGGCTGGGGTGGTCGGCGTCTGGTTCGCTAAGTTCGGccgggaggcggcgccggcggcagaggccgaggccgaggtCGTCGGCCGGCGACACCAGGGCGACGGCCTGCTCGAGGTGGAGGCCGTGAAGACGGTGCAGatccaggagaggaggaggaggaacagcgCCGTCCTCGCCAACTCCGAGGACACGGTGTGCATGCTCATGGACCGCTTCGCCCCGGCCTGATGCGCCGGTGAACCGGCGGTGTCCGTCCGTACGTGTAAATTCCAGGGCACGTACGTAGGGGCGCGGGCACAAGGGAGGAGTCTATGCCTTGTGCTGTGGTTGTGTGGGTTCCTCTTGTACATAAGCTCTTTTTCATCGCTAATCGAGTGATCGTAGTAGTAGTGCTCATGCCTTTCGTTAAAAAAAGGATAATAAATAAATTATGCGGCCAGTTGAATCAACTGTATCATATCATGTACTCTTATGTATGACTGTATCCTTTGAATGGATTCGTTTGGTTTCTATGGCATCTctgttgctgctgctttttcttagtTGGTGTTGGTGCTGCTTTTGGTGATACATTTGCTATTGTGGTTTTGTTCAatctttttccatttctttcttttTAAGAACGACGGGGAGTTTATACTTCTTGCAGCATTTTGTCAAGAGCTGTTTATTGTCAGCTGGCATGATCCAACCTATGTTTTCCGTTGTTGAACTACTCACTAAAATTGGGGGAAATGTTAATTGGCCAAATGATAAATAAGTATCGCACGAGATGCTCCAACGACAGACTCCCTCCGTccctagtgtcaaaaacgtcttacattatgggacggagtgaATAGAAGATACCACGAGGATTTGGCAACACATCGGCATCATCCCCACCCTCACCTTCGACGATCCATAGGATTGTATTGCCCCTGGAGTCGAACACTCTACTTGAACTTATATCCTACTGGAAATGGCTATTCTTTGAATGATCTGGGATGCACGAAACGCCAAGACTTTTGGGGGCGAGGACATCCATACTGCGGCGACCTTCATCTTTGGTATCACCGTCTCTCCAAACAACACGATAAGGTGGTTGTTTTCTCGTGGCAACTTTACCTTTCTTCGTGCGTGAAGATGCCCTTGTAATTCACCTTGCTTCTCCAAAGAGTGGCGATGTGTTAACTTGTTTGTGTTTGGCACAAGTGCGGAAGTGCCACTCTTAAAGAAATCCATCAAACTACCAAACACAACCAAAATCGTTCAGGTGATTATCTAAAAGTTTGGTACCAGTATTCAACCTTCACAATAAAATTTTGTAAGGCCTAACCACTCATGTTACGACACTGGTGTTTGAGGGTACCCTACTTAAGAACTGGACAACCAAACCAATTTGACCAAAGACTTGGGTGCTAACTTTTTGGCCATGATGCCGAAAGGATGCATTTGGTATGTGAAATGCCAAAAATAACTGATGACGATCGAAACAAAAGTCTAGTATTTGAATAAAGCATGTATGGTTTTGACTGAAACCAAACCTGTCAGAGCTATGCACCTGTTATAcaattgtgtaagtgcatctagtgccacccctagttggttttggagtattgacgacaaacctggttgagggactaatgtgtttgtgagaattgcaggataacacaggttgtagtccctcattgattcggtttacctaccggagatgacccctaaaaatgtgtgaagacattgaagacaatggtggtctgtgaagatattcacattgaagactatgacatgagaagacatcgcatgaagactatgaagcgcgaagacttagttgtttcgttgtttccttttcttctttgttgagtcataggaaccaccgcactgttaagtggggtccaagtgaacaaagtcagagtgactgaagtgatgctcaaccaaatcctatgtcttcgagcaaagacaaagagagcaaatcttatccagagtcggataagtcagctttacttgtagcccaagtcaagctgccgcgtgtgtttgaaatctgactgttggaacacgtgtcagttccttagtgacccagggtcatttcggacaaatcaggtcgggttgcccagtggctataaatagcccaccccctacaccataaattggtggctgctcagagttagtgcacggcttttgtcgtttgagagcaacccacctccgaagcatttgagagagagatccttgcgaggacaaagcccaaaccacccagagcccaaagagtggttggcatcactgaagtctttttgtccgcgtgatttgaagacttgttacacttgaggactgtgaatcctccagccggttaggcgtcgcgttctgagcatccaggagtcattgtggattgccggtgaacgaagtctgtgaaggttcagaagtctaccttgaagacttaccagagtgattgggcgaggactaagtgtccttagctcaaggggaataaggtgaagacacggtcttctaagttaaatctcagcctccctaaccagacgtacaattgtcatagcaactggaactggtccaacaaatcactgtcctctccaagctactggttctatctcttccttctctttacttacagtttgtcttcgtgaagttgttgcctgcttgcattatctgtttgacttcactgagtaactacttgttctgattggcttcatactatcttccatcctgatccataccgcctagctgctaatagtcttcgtgctttcactttattgaatacttgtctatggcttgcctagtgtagtctaccttccgttgcatatcaataggatcatttctattgtttgtcctcgaaactcccatgttttgaagacttcataaaaatcgcctattcacccccctctagtcgatatccagctctttcaattggtatcagagcaaggtactcccttgttctgtgtgattcgatttaaccacctggagttttagctatgtcgactgcagggataatcaaagtctccgctgcgtgccctatcttcgatggcactgaatacccctaatggaagaataagatgcgcatgcatcttgaagccattgatgtcgacctctggtatgtcgtcaagaacggcgttcccaagaccggtgaaggtgtcacccctgttgatgtcaagaagttcgttcaactggattctactgccaagaacatcatctgtggtcatctgaccaaaggacagtatggccgtgtgagtgctctggaaacatcgaagctagtctgggactggctctccaaggtaaacgaatgcgtctcaacccagagagatcaaaggatcagtgtccttcgcaacctcttcaaccgcttcaagagacacgacaatgagaacgtccagctcacatttgatcgcctcactgatatcacaaatgagcttcaggcactcggcgccactgagatcaccaagcatgaaatcgtcaagacatttctgagatcacttgacagctcgtttgacaccctagctctgattattcaagaacgccctgatttcaagactctcgatccgtctgacatacttgagagtctcaacacacatgagtttcagctatctgagaaacgagatatctatggtcccaactatggccgaactcgcgctttgaaggcgaaggctgtttcctcatctgaagaagaatctgattgcagttctggtgatcctgaagacattggaaaggaacttgctatgcttgtgaagaagttccagaaattcactaagaagaaaggcttcagaaagtcttcacgatccagctcaagaaatgatgaagcttctacccatgaccacaagaagagaacatgccacaagtgcaagaaacctggtcactacatctctgagtgtccacagtgggacaatgagaagaagaagaagaagaagaagaagaagaagagcaaggaatatgattctgatgacaagaagaagaagaaatcctcaaagtcttcttccagatcttcatcgaagtcttcatcacacaagaagagttcatctggcaaggctcgtgcttttgttggcaaggagatggattcagaggaggagtctgcatctgaggacgcggaggtggagtctgaggaggagtacgactctggcgttgcaagtctggctctagctacaacctacgttgccaagtccatcttcaacactgaagataatggctccgtcaccaacgttgatgctaatgacaaggacactctgctcctacctattgcttcatggcacgtggtgccaaggtaaaatcacgcgatgcttactttcaaacatccagtgaagatgactctgattgtgaatccaaacctagctacaaaacacttgctaaaattgcaactgaacaacagaaagctatggaacatattcaaaaactgttagacaaaagcgatgacctgttggacgcgaaaatgacccgatctcagtccttaattgaagacatcaaaaatcttcatgttaagtacgaggaacttgaaagtcgtcatgaaacgctctcaacaactcatgaaaatctttcctacgattatcttcaagggaatcaagaacttgagaaattgagaacgattcatgaagatcttcaaaaggagaacgagtcacttcgtgctcaacagctcagtcccgctcaggaaggatttgaaccaccatgtctaaaatgcattgagcgtgataacgctacctctgttgctgaatgttctactgctgctactgttgcaatatcttcaactgctgatgtggtaactaacccctctgctgaggataccactactattgctgatgaaaatgctaggttgaagacattgcttgagacaaggatgtacaaaagtctcaaagggcatcagacattatgtgatgtcctcaaaaagcagattctgaaccgaaaccctacgaaagagggtgttgggttcgagaggaaaatgaatgttgatggttcttactggaagcctgagcattaccccaaaaccacatgtgttgccgcaaaggaaccttcagtggatccatccaacttatctggcttcacttgtgctaaccctattatcattgatgaatcctttgatgcaaactataaactgtttaagaatcagaatggcgaagtgtttgccaggtatattggtactaactgcaggaatgggccacctatgaagaagatatgggtacccaaaagttgtcttgagaatcttcctgtgaatgtcattatg
This window of the Triticum aestivum cultivar Chinese Spring chromosome 5D, IWGSC CS RefSeq v2.1, whole genome shotgun sequence genome carries:
- the LOC123125597 gene encoding uncharacterized protein, with the translated sequence MAGVVGVWFAKFGREAAPAAEAEAEVVGRRHQGDGLLEVEAVKTVQIQERRRRNSAVLANSEDTVCMLMDRFAPA